Proteins from a single region of Neomonachus schauinslandi chromosome 10, ASM220157v2, whole genome shotgun sequence:
- the LOC110587436 gene encoding WD repeat and coiled-coil-containing protein isoform X2, with the protein MELGKGRLLRTGLNALYQAVHPVHGLVWTDGRQVVLTDLQLHGGEARFGDSKVIGQFEHVYGVSWAPPAVADVPAVLAIQHKKHVAVWRLCPSTTETSRWLMSQTCEIRESLPVLPQGCVWHPKSPVLAVLTAQDVSILPSVHGDDPRVKADVDTGGLIHCACWTQDGRRLVVAVGSSLHSYIWDSAQKTLCRCSFYPVFAVDSYVRSMGATADSQVAVVTELPLAKICGLNASEAFDIPAGGEDTRLCASPATDEAPTRDQGAVASKTHFETSVSPVSSSFSDSLDLTHIHSNTAKSEGSSLIRLRKKDYLTGTGLDSSHLVLVTFEKEVTQTRKVTIPGILAPDLIAFNPKAQVLAVASNTYHVIFIYSVIPSCVPNIRQIQLERSEKPKGICFLTDKLLLILVGEQKSTDSAFLPSSKTDQYIIRLIVREVTLEEESPVTARENQSGGSTLSTLLNKTERKKLIESLSPDFCHPNRGLLTANGSGQSGRPGKALLKEIKSPPTGVCDGPIALDALDAEPVNRSVTLARSSSTPHRTPAPEPPDWPPSKNSQREKEISRLSKEMEILSRTLTEVQRRLSELTDVLQKEKSSPGYPLSQDPPYVHVAYQTRTGSFSVLIAKASSR; encoded by the exons ATGGAGTTGGGAAAAGGAAGACTTCTCAGGACGGGGCTGAATGCGTTGTATCAGGCAGTACACCCAGTTCATGGCCTTGTCTGGACTGATGGGCGTCAGGTAGTCCTGACTGATTTACAGCTTCACGGTGGAGAGGCCAGGTTTGGGGACTCCAAGGTCATTGGACAGTTTGAACATGTGTACGGAGTGTCCTGGGCCCCCCCTGCTGTGGCCGACGTGCCCGCCGTGCTCGCCATCCAGCACAAGAAGCATGTCGCTGTGTGGCGGCTCTGTCCCAGCACTACGGAGACAAGCAGATGGCTGATGTCACAGACCTGTGAAATTAGAGAATCACTTCCTGTCCTTCCCCAGGGCTGTGTGTGGCATCCAAAGAGTCCTGTCCTGGCTGTGCTGACGGCACAGGATGTGTCCATCCTCCCAAGCGTCCACGGTGACGATCCCCGGGTGAAAGCAGACGTCGACACGGGGGGCCTCATTCACTGTGCCTGTTGGACCCAGGATGGCCGGAGGCTGGTGGTGGCAGTTGGCAGCAGCCTGCATTCCTATATTTGGGACAGTGCTCAGAAGACTCTTTGCAGGTGCTCCTTCTACCCGGTGTTTGCTGTGGACAGCTACGTGCGCTCCATGGGAGCCACCGCGGACTCACAGGTCGCTGTGGTGACTGAGCTTCCGCTAGCTAAGATTTGTGGCTTAAATGCATCCGAAGCCTTTGATATTCCTGCTGGCGGGGAAGACACTCGTCTGTGTGCTTCACCGGCTACTGATGAAGCACCCACCAGGGATCAGGGGGCGGTTGCTTCCAAAACACACTTTGAAACCTCAGTTTCTCccgtttcttcttccttttcagatTCTCTGGATCTAACTCATATACATTCCAATACCGCCAAATCTGAGGGTAGTTCTCTTATTCGTCTAAGAAAAAAGGACTACTTGACAGGAACCGGCCTGGATTCTTCACATTTGGTCCTTGTGACCTTTGAGAAAGAGGTCACCCAGACCAGAAAAGTCACCATTCCCGGGATTCTGGCTCCCGATCTAATAGCATTTAATCCTAAAGCACAGGTGCTGGCGGTGGCTTCGAATACGTACCATGtcatttttatctattctgtCATTCCATCCTGTGTGCCAAATATCCGGCAGATTCAGTTAGAGAGAAGTGAAAAGCCGAAAGGCATATGCTTCTTGACAGATAAGTTATTACTGATTTTGGTAGGAGAACAAAAATCCACTGATTCAGCATTTCTTCCTTCTTCGAAGACTGATCAGTATATCATTCGCTTGATTGTTAGAGAAGTAACACTGGAAGAAGAATCTCCAGTAACAGCACGTGAAAACCAGAGTGGAGGCTCTACTCTCAGTACTctattaaataaaacagagagaaaaaagctaATTGAAAGTCTTTCCCCAGATTTTTGTCACCCAAACAGAGGGCTCTTAACAGCTAATGGCAGTGGGCAAAGCGGGAGGCCTGGAAAAGCCCTTCTTAAAGAAATCAAAAGTCCTCCCACCGGTGTCTGTGACGGCCCCATCGCCCTTGACGCTCTAGATGCTGAGCCCGTTAACCGCTCGGTAACGCTGGCCAGATCCAGCAGCACACCCCACCGCACCCCAGCTCCCGAACCTCCTGATTGGCCTCCAAGCAAGAACtcacaaagggaaaaggaaatttcCCGGCTGTctaaggaaatggaaattttatctAGGACCCTGACTGAAGTGCAGCGACGTCTCTCTGAACTCACAGACGTTCTACAAAAGGAGAAGTCCTCTCCTGGGTATCCACTCTCTCAGGACCCGCCCTATGTGCACGTCGCTTATCAG ACTCGCACTGGATCCTTCTCTGTGCTGATAGCGAAGGCTTCATCCCGTTAA
- the MFSD2B gene encoding major facilitator superfamily domain-containing protein 2B → MAASPGAPRAPVDEAPPPQPEARTSERSSDSRAGQLSFCTKVCYGVGGIPNQVASSATAFYLQLFLLDVAQVPAAQVSLVLFGGKVSGAAADPVAGYFINRSRRTGSGHLMPWVLGCTPFITVAYFLLWFLPPFTSLRGLWYTSFYCLFQALATFFQVPYAALTMLLSPCPRERDSATAYRMTLEMAGTLMGAAVHGLIVAGAHGPHRCGDAALAGPLAVSPDATRLYSIAAAVLALTYPVCTGLLCLGVKERPDSSAPASGQGLGFLAGLGLTVRHPPYLKLGISFLFISAAIQVEQSYLVLFCTHASRLHDHVQSVVLTILVSAVLSTPLWEWVLQRFGKKISAFGICVMVPFAILLAAVPTAPVAYVVAFVSGVSIAVSLLLPWSMLPDVVDAFQQQHQHGPGLETIFYSSYVFFTKLSGAGALGISTLSLEFAGYEAGACKQAEQVVVTLKVLIGAVPTFMILTGLCILMVGPTPKVPSQDPSRRQSLQRRTSYSLA, encoded by the exons ATGGCCGCGTCCCCCGGAGCGCCCCGGGCCCCCGTGGACGAGGCGCCGCCGCCCCAGCCGGAAGCGCGCACCTCGGAGCGCAGCTCG GACAGCAGAGCCGGTCAACTCTCATTCTGTACCAAGGTGTGCTATGGCGTTGGTGGGATCCCCAACCAGGTGGCCTCCAGCGCCACAGCCTTTTACCTGCAACTCTTCCTGCTTGATGTGGCCCAG GTCCCTGCTGCCCAGGTGTCACTTGTCCTGTTTGGAGGGAAGGTGTCTGGGGCAGCTGCCGACCCTGTGGCTGGGTACTTCATCAACAGAAGCAGGAGGACAGGGTCTGGACACCTCATGCCCTG GGTGCTGGGCTGCACGCCTTTCATCACCGTGGCCTACTTCCTCCTGTGGTTCCTGCCCCCCTTCACCAGCCTGCGGGGCCTCTGGTACACGAGCTTCTACTGCCTGTTCCAGGCCCTGGCCACG TTCTTCCAGGTGCCCTACGCGGCGCTCACCATGCTCCTGAGCCCCTGCCCGAGGGAGCGGGACTCGGCCACGGCGTACC GGATGACCCTGGAGATGGCGGGGACGCTGATGGGAGCCGCCGTCCACGGGCTCATCGTGGCGGGCGCCCACGGACCGCACAGGTGCGGGGACGCGGCGCTCGCCGGGCCGCTCGCCGTCTCCCCCGACGCG ACTCGTCTCTACTCCATTGCAGCCGCCGTGCTTGCTCTGACTTACCCCGTGTGCACCGGTTTGCTCTGCCTCGGGGTGAAGGAGCGACCAG actcctctgccccagcctcagGCCAAGGCCTGGGCTTCCTGGCTGGGCTGGGCCTCACTGTCCGGCACCCGCCCTACCTGAAGCTGGGGATCTCCTTCCTGTTCATCTCAGCAGCCATTCAG GTGGAGCAGAGCTACCTGGTCCTGTTCTGTACACATGCGTCCCGGCTCCATGATCACGTCCAGAGCGTGGTGCTAACCATCCTG GTCTCGGCTGTGCTGAGCACCCCGCTGTGGGAGTGGGTCCTACAGCGATTTGGGAAGAAGATATCAGCCTTCGGGATCTGT GTGATGGTGCCTTTTGCAATCCTGTTGGCCGCTGTACCCACAGCACCTGTGGCATATGTGGTGGCCTTTGTGTCTGGCGTGAGCATTGCTGTGTCCTTGCTGCTACCCTG GTCCATGCTTCCAGATGTGGTGGATGCCTTCCAGCAGCAGCACCAGCATGGCCCAGGCCTGGAGACCATCTTCTACTCATCCTATGTCTTCTTCACCAAGCTTTCTGGCGCAGGCGCCCTGGGCATCTCCACTCTCAGTCTGGA GTTTGCGGGCTATGAGGCAGGAGCCTGCAAGCAGGCGGAGCAGGTGGTGGTGACCCTCAAGGTCCTCATTGGGGCCGTGCCCACCTTCATGATCCTCACCGGTCTGTGCATCCTCATGGTTGGCCCCACTCCAAAGGTGCCCAGCCAGGACCCTTCCCGCCGGCAGAGCCTTCAGAG GAGGACCAGCTACAGCCTCGCTTGA
- the LOC110587436 gene encoding WD repeat and coiled-coil-containing protein isoform X1 → MELGKGRLLRTGLNALYQAVHPVHGLVWTDGRQVVLTDLQLHGGEARFGDSKVIGQFEHVYGVSWAPPAVADVPAVLAIQHKKHVAVWRLCPSTTETSRWLMSQTCEIRESLPVLPQGCVWHPKSPVLAVLTAQDVSILPSVHGDDPRVKADVDTGGLIHCACWTQDGRRLVVAVGSSLHSYIWDSAQKTLCRCSFYPVFAVDSYVRSMGATADSQVAVVTELPLAKICGLNASEAFDIPAGGEDTRLCASPATDEAPTRDQGAVASKTHFETSVSPVSSSFSDSLDLTHIHSNTAKSEGSSLIRLRKKDYLTGTGLDSSHLVLVTFEKEVTQTRKVTIPGILAPDLIAFNPKAQVLAVASNTYHVIFIYSVIPSCVPNIRQIQLERSEKPKGICFLTDKLLLILVGEQKSTDSAFLPSSKTDQYIIRLIVREVTLEEESPVTARENQSGGSTLSTLLNKTERKKLIESLSPDFCHPNRGLLTANGSGQSGRPGKALLKEIKSPPTGVCDGPIALDALDAEPVNRSVTLARSSSTPHRTPAPEPPDWPPSKNSQREKEISRLSKEMEILSRTLTEVQRRLSELTDVLQKEKSSPGYPLSQDPPYVHVAYQKSYYVGPVVEKRAVLLCNGKLRLSTVQQTFGLSLVEMLHDSHWILLCADSEGFIPLTFTATQEITIRDGSANVFTDSVSES, encoded by the exons ATGGAGTTGGGAAAAGGAAGACTTCTCAGGACGGGGCTGAATGCGTTGTATCAGGCAGTACACCCAGTTCATGGCCTTGTCTGGACTGATGGGCGTCAGGTAGTCCTGACTGATTTACAGCTTCACGGTGGAGAGGCCAGGTTTGGGGACTCCAAGGTCATTGGACAGTTTGAACATGTGTACGGAGTGTCCTGGGCCCCCCCTGCTGTGGCCGACGTGCCCGCCGTGCTCGCCATCCAGCACAAGAAGCATGTCGCTGTGTGGCGGCTCTGTCCCAGCACTACGGAGACAAGCAGATGGCTGATGTCACAGACCTGTGAAATTAGAGAATCACTTCCTGTCCTTCCCCAGGGCTGTGTGTGGCATCCAAAGAGTCCTGTCCTGGCTGTGCTGACGGCACAGGATGTGTCCATCCTCCCAAGCGTCCACGGTGACGATCCCCGGGTGAAAGCAGACGTCGACACGGGGGGCCTCATTCACTGTGCCTGTTGGACCCAGGATGGCCGGAGGCTGGTGGTGGCAGTTGGCAGCAGCCTGCATTCCTATATTTGGGACAGTGCTCAGAAGACTCTTTGCAGGTGCTCCTTCTACCCGGTGTTTGCTGTGGACAGCTACGTGCGCTCCATGGGAGCCACCGCGGACTCACAGGTCGCTGTGGTGACTGAGCTTCCGCTAGCTAAGATTTGTGGCTTAAATGCATCCGAAGCCTTTGATATTCCTGCTGGCGGGGAAGACACTCGTCTGTGTGCTTCACCGGCTACTGATGAAGCACCCACCAGGGATCAGGGGGCGGTTGCTTCCAAAACACACTTTGAAACCTCAGTTTCTCccgtttcttcttccttttcagatTCTCTGGATCTAACTCATATACATTCCAATACCGCCAAATCTGAGGGTAGTTCTCTTATTCGTCTAAGAAAAAAGGACTACTTGACAGGAACCGGCCTGGATTCTTCACATTTGGTCCTTGTGACCTTTGAGAAAGAGGTCACCCAGACCAGAAAAGTCACCATTCCCGGGATTCTGGCTCCCGATCTAATAGCATTTAATCCTAAAGCACAGGTGCTGGCGGTGGCTTCGAATACGTACCATGtcatttttatctattctgtCATTCCATCCTGTGTGCCAAATATCCGGCAGATTCAGTTAGAGAGAAGTGAAAAGCCGAAAGGCATATGCTTCTTGACAGATAAGTTATTACTGATTTTGGTAGGAGAACAAAAATCCACTGATTCAGCATTTCTTCCTTCTTCGAAGACTGATCAGTATATCATTCGCTTGATTGTTAGAGAAGTAACACTGGAAGAAGAATCTCCAGTAACAGCACGTGAAAACCAGAGTGGAGGCTCTACTCTCAGTACTctattaaataaaacagagagaaaaaagctaATTGAAAGTCTTTCCCCAGATTTTTGTCACCCAAACAGAGGGCTCTTAACAGCTAATGGCAGTGGGCAAAGCGGGAGGCCTGGAAAAGCCCTTCTTAAAGAAATCAAAAGTCCTCCCACCGGTGTCTGTGACGGCCCCATCGCCCTTGACGCTCTAGATGCTGAGCCCGTTAACCGCTCGGTAACGCTGGCCAGATCCAGCAGCACACCCCACCGCACCCCAGCTCCCGAACCTCCTGATTGGCCTCCAAGCAAGAACtcacaaagggaaaaggaaatttcCCGGCTGTctaaggaaatggaaattttatctAGGACCCTGACTGAAGTGCAGCGACGTCTCTCTGAACTCACAGACGTTCTACAAAAGGAGAAGTCCTCTCCTGGGTATCCACTCTCTCAGGACCCGCCCTATGTGCACGTCGCTTATCAG aaatctTATTATGTAGGTCCTGTTGTTGAAAAAAGAGCTGTACTCCTCTGCAATGGCAAACTAAGGCTCAGTACAGTCCAGCAGACTTTCGGCCTCTCTCTTGTCGAAATGCTCCATG ACTCGCACTGGATCCTTCTCTGTGCTGATAGCGAAGGCTTCATCCCGTTAACATTCACGGCCACCCAGGAAATAACCATCAGAGATGGCAGCGCAAATGTCTTCACGGACTCTGTCTCAGAGTCTTAA